The Lachnospiraceae bacterium KM106-2 nucleotide sequence CTCCAAAATAGTCGATAAGACATTTTCTCTTCTTCAAGCCAATTCCTCTGATATTGCATAACCAATACCACATCTGCTTTCTCGTCAATCCACTATTCATAATGTGCCTCCCCCCAGAACTTATTTTCAAGACTACGATAGCATACCGCTTCACTTAAATGCTCCATTTGAATCTCTTTTGCCCCATCAAGATCCGCGATCGTCCTTGCCACTTTCAAAACTCTATGGTATGCTCTTGCACTTAGGCGAAATTTTATAAAGATTTCCTCCATTAGTTTCTTTTCTTCTTTTGCCAAACGACAATATTTCTTAATTAAATTAGGTGTTAAATTGGAATTAAACATAAAATTTTCCTGTTCATATCGTTCCATCTGAATCTTTCTAGCCATCTCTACACGTTCTTTTATCTCTCTGCTTGTCTCTTCCTTTCGATCCATCGTAATCTCCTTATAATGTACCGGAGATAACTCCATTACAATATCAATTCGATCCAGTAATGGTTTTGACAAATGAGAGAGATAACGATTCACCTGTTTCTCACTGCAATGGCAACGATTCCGATCTGGATAATACCCACAAGGGCAGGGATTCATCGCACCAACTAACATAAAATCAGTTGGATATCGATAGCTCCCATGCAATCTGCTTATTGAGACATAACGTTCTTCCATAGGCTGCCGTAATATCTCTAACGTATTCCGATTAAACTCCGGAAGTTCGTCTAAGAACAAGATACCTCCCGATGCCAGGCTCACTTCTCCTGGCTTTGGACTTTTCCCACCTCCTGCTAACGCCATTGCTGATATCGTATGATGGGGTTGTCTAAACGGCCGTTGCACTACAATAGACTCATCCGGAGATAATAGTCCTGCAATACTATATACTTTTGAAATTTCCATGCTCTCTTCCAATGTAAGATCCGGCATGATCGTAGGAAGCCGCTTTGACAACATCGTTTTGCCCGTTCCAGGAGGTCCCATCAACAACAGATTATGCATACCCGCAACTGCGACTTCCATCGCTCTCTTGACAGCAGCTTGTCCGATCACATCTGCAAAATCAATCGAATTTGTACCTTTTTTCTGCTCTAGATACTCATCAAGATCAACGTATTCGCTTTCTAACGTATCCGGATTATTTAGATAAATCGCCACCTCTTTCAAGTTTTGTACACCGATCACTGTAATCCCTTGAATACAGGCACCTTCTCTTGCATTATATTTTGGCACAAGTATCCTTTTAAATCCTTGCATTTTTGCAGCAAGTGTAATTGGTAACACTCCATTGATCCGCTCTACCTCGCCATTTAGGCTTAATTCTCCAATGATCAGAGTCTCCTTCATCCTCTCAACCGGAATAATGCCAAATGCGGCAAGCATCGCGACTGCAATAGGTAAATCAAATCCTGTTCCTTCTTTTCGGATATTTGCCGGTGAGAGATTCACCGTTATCTTCTTCGGATTTAGACTAAATCCAGAATTTTTAATGGCAGTTCTGACTCGATCTCTTGCCTCTTTTACTTCACAAGCAAGAGCACCTACCATATTAAACTGTGGCAAGCCGTCAGATACATCTACCTCAACCCCAACCAAAGTTGCATCAATGCCCTGAACGGCTGCACTATAAACTTTACTAAACATAACCCTTCTTCCTATGTTTCTCCTTATATGCCCAATACATTATATGTTATTCCATTCATTATTCTGACACATATGATAAAACGCCTAAGTTTCTGGTTATTAATACTTCAGTAATTCTCGAAAGACTTCTATTGCGTATTGATCCGTCATCCCCGATATATAATCTAAAATCGCTTGAATATAGAGAGACTCATCCTCTAAATGTCCATAAATCTTCTCATTCTTACTATGGTCACGAATTGATTTTACCCACTTCGGATTCTCTAAATCTTGTTCACAATATCTTACTAGCCACTCAGCAAACGTCTTCATTAATTCTGGATACTCATCCATTCTCTCACTAATCGCACGAATGGTATTCTCTCCATCATAAACATCATATAAAGCATCATATAGCTCATGAATGATCAGCTCTGCATAGTGACTAAACGGTATCAATTTCTTATTTCCATAGATATGCTCATAATTAAACTTTTTAATGCAGTCCATATGAGCGCACATCTCCTCACTTAAGCGAATTCCGTTATCGACAGATGAATTCCTGCAGATATCTTCGATCATATCATTAATGATAACCGTCGTATTGATCACAGGAAGGCCATTAGTCTTAGCTAATTCACCTAAAGCTTTTTGACCCTCTTCATTTAGAATTCCTAGCCGGATCGCATCCTCAATATCTCTTCCCAAATAAGCGATCTTATCTGAAATTTTCACAACACAACCTTCCCAGGTAATCGCCTGAAACTCTCCTGGTGACTGGATACTTTCTAGATCTATAAATTCTTCTCTCGGATAAAGCGCCTGCTCATCCACTTCCCCACAATGTGAGATTATCCCATCTCGAACTGCATACGTGAGATTCAGATTCTTAAATTCATTTCGATCATTCTCTAACAATTCAATCTTATCAACAAAACGAAGACCATTCTTTTCGTGCCAAAAACTTTTATTAAGTCTATCCCTTGAGATGCTATCGAGGATCCTCTCGCCTTGATGGCCAAACGGTGCGTGACCCAGATCGTGTCCTATTGCGATTGCTTTTGTAAGCTCCGTATTAAGTCCTAACGCATTTGCAATTGTATAACTGACCGATTCCACATGGGCTACGTGTTCCATTCTCGTGCATACATGATCATTACTAACATTAAAAAAGACTTGGGTTTTATGTTTCAGACGACGATAGGCTAGTGAATGAAGCAATCTTGTATAATCTCTTCCAAATTCACTTCTAAGATCATATGGATGCCTCTGCATCTCCTGCTCTCTCTTTATGTAGTTTAAGTAATTTGAATTCTCTTTTGTAGCTGCTACTTTCTCAAATCTCTCATTTGACATAAGCACACCTCCTGTAAATCAAAAGAAGCCTCATTTATTAGAAATGAGGCTGATGAGTACAGCAAGACATTTAAGAATCAGCCTCATCCCTAAATTCCTGTTGTATTAATTACTTTTATTTTCTTTATTATCCAATATCTTTTTAATTTCATACATGAATGTATTTGCATCTTTGAATTCGCGATAAACGGATGCAAAACGCACATATGCTACTGTATCAAGCGTTTTCAGTTTATCCATAAGGATTTCGCCGATCTGGCTGCTTTTAATTTCTTTTTCACCTGAGTTAAACAAAGTAGTCTCAACTTCATCAACTAATTTATTAATCTGATCCACTGAAATTGGTCGTTTATGACACGAGCGATACACACCTGCTTCTATCTTCGAACGATCATATGACTCACGATTGTTATCTTTTTTAATAACAACAAGTGGAATCGCTTCTACCTTCTCATAAGTTGTAAATCGTTTGGAACATGCATCACAATGTCTTCTGCGGCGTATTGCAGTGTTGTCGTCAACTGGTCTCGAATCGATTACTCTTGTGTTTTCCTTACCACAAAATGGACACTTCATTCTAGTTCCTCCTAAACTTCACGAATGATTTGGTTTACACCGAATCGCATATCATTCTAGCCTTATGATATATCGTAAGTTTGGGTAGTGTCAAGTATTTCGCTTAAAATTTACATTTTAACAAACATTCTTCTACATTAATATCCACCAGAATCACATCAGGGCCTATTTGTCTAATGCATTGATAATCGATCACATACTCTTGATCTCTTCCTACAATCCCCCAGATCTTACATGGTCCAGGAACAATAATACTCAAGATACATCCAGTTTCTATGTCAATCTCAACATCGCAAACAAACCCTAGTCTTTGACAATCGCTAGCATTAATGACTTCCTTTTGTCTTAATTCATAAATACGCATAGAGTCACCAACTCATCTTTATATCCGTTACAGTATATGATGAAGTCGGAAAGTATATTCAACGTTTCTTAACGATCTACCAAGTATGATTTCATGCTTTTTAACGCACTTTTCTCAAGACGCGATACCTGAGCTTGTGAGATATCAATTTCATTTGCCACTTCCATCTGTGTCTTTCCCTCAAAAAAGCGAAGCTTAATAATATTATGTTCTCTCTCTGGCAACTTATCCATTGCCTCCTTTAATGAAATCTCCTCAATCCAGTTCTCTTCTTTATTTTTCTTATCACTGATCTGATCCATGATATATAGTGTATCACCACCCTCAGAATAAACTGGTTCATACAAGGATACTGGATTTTGTATTGCATCAAGCGCGAATACAATGTCTTCACTGCTTATTCCAATTTCTCTCGAGATATCACTGACCGTTGGCTCTTTATCATTCTTCTTCATTAGCTCTTCCTTCGCATAAATTGCTTTATAAGCCGTATCGCGAAGTGAACGGCTAACGCGAATACTATTATTATCCCTTAAATATCTGCGTATCTCTCCTATAATCATTGGAACAGCATAGGTTGAGAACTTCACATTCTGAGTAATATCGAAGTTATCAATTGCTTTCATCAGACCAATACAACCGATCTGAAACAAATCATCGACATTCTCATTGCTATTGGAAAAGCGCTGAATAATGCTTAATACAAGTCTCAAATTACCCTTAATATATAACTCTCTTGCTTCTCGATCTCCATTTAAAATCCGTTGAAACAAAGCATCTTTCTCACCATTCTTAAGTAATGGTAACTTTGAAGTATTCACTCCACATATCTCAACTTTGTACAGAGCCATATTGTAACCTCCCAACAATTTTTAACAAAAGTGGTAATGTTAAATCACACTTGGTAAATCATTGATTTACATCATAATCATTTACAATATGACCATTTTTTATACTCCAATAAAACTGGTATAATTTCCTAATTTGTTAACTTAAGAATCTCTCTCAACTACTTAATATCAGCATGTTTGTACAATAGAAAAAAGAGGCTGTCTAACAACCTCTTTCCATTTACTCTATTCTAATCTTAGTATTTCCTTTTTCAGTCTTTTTATTATTTTCTTTTCTAATCTTGAGATATAAGATTGTGATATTCCCAAAAGATCAGCGACTTCTTTTTGGGTTCTCTCGTTCCCATCCTTTGTATTTAATCCGAATCGTAACTGAACTATAATGCGTTCCCGTTCCGTTAATTTTGATAATGCTTTATTCAACAACTTACGATCCACCTCATCTTCGATATTCTTATAGATGATATCTTCATCCGTCCCAA carries:
- a CDS encoding deoxyguanosinetriphosphate triphosphohydrolase; amino-acid sequence: MSNERFEKVAATKENSNYLNYIKREQEMQRHPYDLRSEFGRDYTRLLHSLAYRRLKHKTQVFFNVSNDHVCTRMEHVAHVESVSYTIANALGLNTELTKAIAIGHDLGHAPFGHQGERILDSISRDRLNKSFWHEKNGLRFVDKIELLENDRNEFKNLNLTYAVRDGIISHCGEVDEQALYPREEFIDLESIQSPGEFQAITWEGCVVKISDKIAYLGRDIEDAIRLGILNEEGQKALGELAKTNGLPVINTTVIINDMIEDICRNSSVDNGIRLSEEMCAHMDCIKKFNYEHIYGNKKLIPFSHYAELIIHELYDALYDVYDGENTIRAISERMDEYPELMKTFAEWLVRYCEQDLENPKWVKSIRDHSKNEKIYGHLEDESLYIQAILDYISGMTDQYAIEVFRELLKY
- a CDS encoding RNA polymerase sporulation specific sigma factor SigG; the encoded protein is MALYKVEICGVNTSKLPLLKNGEKDALFQRILNGDREARELYIKGNLRLVLSIIQRFSNSNENVDDLFQIGCIGLMKAIDNFDITQNVKFSTYAVPMIIGEIRRYLRDNNSIRVSRSLRDTAYKAIYAKEELMKKNDKEPTVSDISREIGISSEDIVFALDAIQNPVSLYEPVYSEGGDTLYIMDQISDKKNKEENWIEEISLKEAMDKLPEREHNIIKLRFFEGKTQMEVANEIDISQAQVSRLEKSALKSMKSYLVDR
- a CDS encoding Mg(2+) chelatase family protein / ComM-related protein, with protein sequence MFSKVYSAAVQGIDATLVGVEVDVSDGLPQFNMVGALACEVKEARDRVRTAIKNSGFSLNPKKITVNLSPANIRKEGTGFDLPIAVAMLAAFGIIPVERMKETLIIGELSLNGEVERINGVLPITLAAKMQGFKRILVPKYNAREGACIQGITVIGVQNLKEVAIYLNNPDTLESEYVDLDEYLEQKKGTNSIDFADVIGQAAVKRAMEVAVAGMHNLLLMGPPGTGKTMLSKRLPTIMPDLTLEESMEISKVYSIAGLLSPDESIVVQRPFRQPHHTISAMALAGGGKSPKPGEVSLASGGILFLDELPEFNRNTLEILRQPMEERYVSISRLHGSYRYPTDFMLVGAMNPCPCGYYPDRNRCHCSEKQVNRYLSHLSKPLLDRIDIVMELSPVHYKEITMDRKEETSREIKERVEMARKIQMERYEQENFMFNSNLTPNLIKKYCRLAKEEKKLMEEIFIKFRLSARAYHRVLKVARTIADLDGAKEIQMEHLSEAVCYRSLENKFWGEAHYE
- a CDS encoding ribonucleotide reductase transcriptional regulator NrdR, coding for MKCPFCGKENTRVIDSRPVDDNTAIRRRRHCDACSKRFTTYEKVEAIPLVVIKKDNNRESYDRSKIEAGVYRSCHKRPISVDQINKLVDEVETTLFNSGEKEIKSSQIGEILMDKLKTLDTVAYVRFASVYREFKDANTFMYEIKKILDNKENKSN